The proteins below come from a single Uloborus diversus isolate 005 chromosome 10, Udiv.v.3.1, whole genome shotgun sequence genomic window:
- the LOC129231029 gene encoding serine proteinase stubble-like codes for MVTEASLFMISQTARAGLIGAKIKSRKAMEIDEKMSFLRPSNVIRNFFKPKKVPLFSGCPTNTQCSFILSCWWSGDSVGTSCGPLFFCCGSQDSRDDQHVHQLYYGPVRNDPVCGRSSTATSRIVGGEDAAFGQFPWLAFIQVGGSRCGGALVAWRHVVTAGHCVAKTQHNPGNIKVTLGDYILNSDLEGLPSESFGVDEVKVHPKFRFTPQADRFDVAVLLLDRPVGYRFNMKPICLPEKGTDFLGVVGYAAGWGALEPGSKLRPKILQHVPVPIINNKMCEGWHRRRGINIVIYDEMMCAGYEYGGRDSCQGDSGGPLMINHYGIWYLVGIVSAGYSCAKQFQPGIYHRVSSTSDWISTNLY; via the exons atggtgacagaagcttctttgtttaTGATTAGTCAGACGGCAAGAGCTGGCTTGATAGgagcaaaaatcaaatctcgaa AAGCTatggaaattgatgaaaaaatgtCTTTCTTACGTCCCTCCAATGTCattcgaaattttttcaaacCTAAAAAAGTGCCTCTATTCTCCGGTTGCCCAACTAATACACAGTGCTCCTTTATCTTATCTTGCTGGTGGAGTGGGGACTCAGTTGGAACTTCGTGTGGACCCCTCTTCTTTTGTTGTGGAAGTCAGGATAGCAGAGATGACCAACATGTACATCAGCTCTACTATGGTCCTGTTAGAAATGATCCAG taTGTGGCAGAAGTTCAACTGCAACAAGCAGAATAGTTGGAGGTGAAGATGCAGCGTTTGGACAGTTCCCTTGGCTG GCGTTTATCCAAGTGGGTGGCAGTCGTTGTGGAGGGGCACTAGTGGCTTGGCGACACGTCGTTACAGCTGGGCACTGCGTTGCAAA AACTCAACACAATCCTGGCAACATCAAAGTCACGTTAGGTGATTATATCCTCAATTCGGACCTGGAAGGCCTTCCTAGTGAAAGTTTCGGTGTCGATGAGGTGAAAGTGCATCCAAAGTTTCGGTTCACACCACAGGCAGATCGCTTCGACGTGGCTGTGCTGTTACTGGATCGACCAGTTGGTTATCGCTTCAACATGAAACCCATCTGTTTGCCGGAAAAGGGCACCGACTTCTTGGGTGTAGTAGGATATGCTGCTGGATGGGGAGCCTTAGAGCCAG GTTCAAAGCTACGTCCAAAAATTCTCCAGCATGTTCCTGTGcctataataaataataaaatgtgtgAAGGATGGCATAGAAGACGTGGTATAAATATTGTGATTTATGACGAAATGATGTGTGCTGGCTATGAATACGGCGGAAGGGATTCTTGTCAG GGAGATTCTGGTGGTCCACTGATGATCAACCATTATGGCATCTGGTACCTCGTGGGAATAGTATCAGCCGGTTATTCCTGTGCCAAACAATTCCAGCCGGGAATTTATCATCGAGTAAGCAGCACTTCGGACTGGATTTCTACAAACCTTTATTGA